TCCGGGGAAGGCAATAAGCTTCTCCTCGAGAATAGTAATGGTCGGAATGTCCAGATCATTGGTCGGTTCATCCAGAATGAGGCATTCGACATTCTTGGTAAAAAGCAGTGCCAGTGCCACACGGTTCTTCTCTCCGCCGCTGAGCTGACCTACTTTCTTGGTCAGGTACTCTTCTGGGAAGAGGAAGGATTTGAGATAGGCAAAGACATGCATATTGTACCCCTGGACATCCACATGGTCCCCGCCATTTGGGCAAAAGGTCTCTATGAGGGTATGTTCGTCATTGAGCATCTCCCGGTGCTGGTCGAAATAGCCGATGGAGAAGTCGCCTTTTTTGATACTGCCGCTGTCGGGTTTGAGACGCCCGAGCAGGAGTTTGAGCAGGGTCGACTTTCCTGCACCGTTGATGCCTACGATGGCGATCTTGTCTCGCTGGAGGATACGGGTAGAGAAGTCCTCTATGAGCAGTTTGTCTGCAATGGTATAGCGAAGATGCTCCACTTCAAAGAGCATTTTCCGTTTGCTCAGTCCCTTTTCCCCTTTCCAGCTTCGTTTCTCCCGTTCGAGCTCCACCTGCATCTTGCGGATGAGGGTAGGGTTCTTCTTTGCCTGTTCACGAAGCTCGAAGACCCTTGCTTTCCGTCCCTGGTTACGTTTTTCTCTTGCCCTGACACTCTTGCCCAGCCACTCCTCTTCTCTTTTGAGGAGTTTGAGCAGGGTATCGTGCGTCTTTGCAAGGGATTTCATGCGCTCCTCTTTCTGCTCAAGATAGGCACGGTAGCCGCCTTTATAGGAGACCAGCTGCTGGTTGTCAACCTCTATGACACGTGTGGCGATGGTATCGATGAAATGTCTGTCGTGTGAGATGAAAAGCAGGGTGAACTTCTCTTTCAGCAGGATCTCTTCGAGGAATTCCACCATATAGACATCGAGGTGGTTGGTCGGTTCGTCCAGAAGCAGTACATCGGGTTTTTTTAAAATGAACGAAGCCAGTGCCACACGGCGCTGTTCGCCACCCGAGAGGGAAACGACCAGGCGGTGTTCATACTCCTTGAGCTTGAATTCCTGCAGGACACGTTCTATCTTGTCATCAAGGTTCCAGGCATTGTGGTGGTCGAGAAATGCGGTGATACGTTCCATTTTTGCCAGAAGTTCGCTGTTCTCAAAGTCCCGGGCGACCTCCTGACTCAGTCTTGCATGTTCCTCCTGCGCCTCCCTGAGTTCGTTGAGTTCATTCAAGATGGCATCTCTTACGGACAGTGAGGCATCGAATCGGGGCTGTTGCGCAAGCATCTCTATCTGTACAGCATTGTTGACGACACGTTTTCCCTCTGTGGGGTCTTCCTCTCCCAGAACGATCTTCATCAGGGTGGACTTTCCGCAGCCGTTGGGACCGACGATGGCGACCCTCTCCCCTTCGTTGAGATGGAAATCGATATCATCAAGAAGGACCTTTATATCGTACTGTTTCTTGATGTCGAAGAGATCTACGAGTGCCATAAGGATCAGCCTTTATTTTTTGTGAAATTATACTCTTTTAAGGCTTGATAAAGTACATCGTGATATATTGGGCGTAAATATTTTCAAGAAGGAAAATCATGTTGGAAATTATTGTAGCATTATACTCAATTTATACGTTTATACGAGTTTATATTTCAGTGATGCAGATAGGCTATATCAACCAGGAGAAGCGTAAGGACCCTGTACTTATGGCGGCGGGGAAATACATGGTCGCGGCGAACTATGCCGTGGCCAAAGAGAAGCTTGGTATCATCGAGACCTTTGTGGACTATCTGATGTTCATCTGGTGGGTCTTTGCCGGATTCGCATGGCTCTCATCACTGTTTCAGGTAGACGGTTCTGTCATGAGTTCGGTACTGTTCCTTTTCGGGGTGGTCGCAGTGAATTACATTGTGGGCCTTCCTTTCTCTTTGTATCAGACCTTCAAGATCGACGAAGCTTTCGGCTTCAATAAAATGACGTTGAAGATGTTCATAATCGATGCGCTGAAATCCATTGCACTCTTTGTTGTCATCGGTGGGGCGATCTTTGCGCTGCTCTCCTGGATCATCTCTTCGTATGAGATGTGGTGGCTCTGGGGCTTCATACTTATGTTCGCCATTGCTGTAGCGGCAAACCTCCTTATGCCGTTCTTCATGAGCCTGTTCAACAAATTCTCTCCGCTCGAAGAGGGGGAACTCAAAGAGGCGATCGTGAACCTGATGGACCAGGCTGGCCTGAAGAGTGACGGTATCTTCGTGATGGATGCCAGCAAGCGTGACAGCCGTCTCAATGCTTTTTTCGGCGGATTGGGAAAGAGCAAAAGGGTGGTACTTTACGATACACTGCTTGAAAAACTGGACAAGAAAGAGCTTCTGGCTGTCCTGGGACATGAGCTGGGGCACTTTTCCCACGGGGATATCTGGAAAAACATTGCTTTGATGGGCCTGCTTCTCTTCATTGCCTTCTATCTTTTCGGCCATCTGCCCGATACACTCTTCATAGAGATGGGTGTGGCACCCTATGCCGGTGTACAGATAGCGATGCTCATGCTTTTGCTGCCTCTGCTCAGTTTCGTCTTCACGCCGTTCATGTCGTATGTAAGCAGACATAATGAGTATGCCGCAGATGAATACGGTTCGGCGATGGGCGGGAAAGAGAATCTGGTCTCTGCCCTGTTGAAACTCATTACCGAGAACAAGGCATTCCCGAAATCGCATCCTTTGGTGATCTTCTTCTACTATACCCATCCGCCGATCCTGGAAAGGCTCAAAGAGCTGGACTATGATGCAAGCAATGTGGTCATAGCGGAAGAGAAGATCGAAGAACCGCCATTGCCCAATGACGGGATCTTTGCATTTGTGAACAAAGATGACAATTAAAGAAGCACTGTTCCGGGCGAGGAAACAGCTTTTAAAAGCCTGTGAACGGCCGCAGTTTGAAGCGGAACTTCTTTTGTCCCACCATTTGAAACAGGATCGTATGTACCTGATCACGCATGAAAATGATGTGCTCGAGGATCCGGATGGCTATGAAACGCTTGTCAAAAGAAGGGCTACAAATGAACCGTATGAGTACATTGTGGGCAATGCCAGTTTTTACGATATCAACCTGGCAGTGGAGAGCGGGGTGCTCATTCCCCGTCCCGAAACCGAAATACTGATAGAGCTGGTCGCAGAGATCATTGAAAAAGAGAAGATCACGAAGATCGCAGAGATCGGTGTGGGTTCGGGTGCCATCTCCATCGTACTTGCACGGAAATTTCCCGAACTGAAGATTATTGCCACGGATATCTGTGAAACTCCGATCAAAGTAGCAGAAGAGAATATTGATCGGTTCGGACTGGCAGAACAGATCGAACTGAGACATTCCCACCTGATCGACGCGGTCAGTGAGCCTGTCGAACTGGTAGTATCGAACCCTCCCTACATTGCAGAAGATTTCCTGCTTGAATCCAATGTGGTCGATTATGAACCCAAAGAGGCACTTTTTGGCGGCAGAGTGGGGGATGAGCTGCTGAAACAGATCATTACGGATGTCAAGGCACGCGGGATAAAATGGTTGGCGTGTGAAATGGGATATGACCAGAAAGAGCCGATTTCAGAATTTGTTAATGAAATTGGAGTAAAATCCATTGCATTTTACAAGGACCTTGCCGGTTTTGACCGCGGGTTTATTATACAATTCCCGTAGGGTGGGTATTACCCACCAATGAGGAAACCGGCATATTATCACACTTTTGCCGAAAGGTTCAACAAACAAGGATAAAAATGAAAAAATATTTCAGAATGACAACAATGGCCTACCTTATTTTGCTGACAGCGACACTCGGAGCAGGGCTTTATGCAGGAATCGTTGTGGCACCTGTGACATTCCATACGGAAGATTGGCTGGGCAGTGGAGTGCTGAGCCATTTCCAGGAGGGGCTCATCATGACGCAGAATTTCGTCAAGCTCTCCTATCTGGTCGATGTTACGGTCGTTGCAGTAGCGCTTTATGAAGGGTACAAATACAAAAAATTCGAAAGAGATACTGTTACGCAGGTAGCCACCTTTTTCGTTATTGCCACAGGATTGATGTTCGGCCACTACTACCTTCCCGATATCCTCACCATGCAGCTTGCAGGCGAGGAGATGACAAAATCGGCAGCCTTCATCAGTACCCATAAGGGCAGCGAGATCAATTTCAAGATCTTCTCCCTGGCATTGTTGGTACTGATCGTAAGGAATATGCAGAAGGCATGTAAATGAGAAGCGTATACAAACGACAACTGCTTGTCGTTTGTAGCTTCGGAACCGGAACGGTCGGAACGAAGTGTAGCCGTGTAGGCTAGGGCAAGGTCGTTCACAGTGACAGAGCACGCTTTGTGTGATTAATGGAGGTAAATATGAGTAATGAAACATTGGACCATCCTTTTAAACCGATCGTTTTCAAAGATACGAAAACATTGATACTCGGTTCTTTTCCCAGTATCAAATCTTTCGAGAACAATTTTTACTATGGGCATCCGCGAAACCAGTTCTGGAAGATCCTTGAAGCGGTGACAGGCTACCCTGTCAATAACCGAGACCAGAAGATTTGGCTACTCAAAGAGTGCAGACTCGGCCTTTGGGATATGATAGGCTCCTGTCAGAGAGACAATTCGCTTGATTCCTCACTCGAAGATGAGGTAGTGAATGATATCCCGGCACTGCTCTCTGCCTATCCGAGTATTGAAAAGATCGCATTCACGGGCAAGAAAGCCCAGGCACTCTTCGAGACACACTTTTCCTATCTTGAGATAGAGAGGGTCTATCTGCCATCACCATCGCCGGCGTATGCCGCTATGACATTTGAAGAAAAGGCAGTACAATACAAGAATATGTTAGGAGATAGGAATGAGGAATGAATGTCTGCATTGCTTTGCGATACTTTTATTGAATTGTATTATTATGAAACAAGGTAATTCGACACTCTTCACTCTTCATTCTTCACTCTTCACTTCATCGGAGGTATCCCGATGAGTGTTTGGGCAATAGGTGATATCCAGGGGTGTTACGGTGCTTTCATGCAGCTTCTCGAAGAGATCGCATTCGATCCGAAGAAGGATAGGCTCTGGCTTGTCGGTGACCTTGTAAACCGTGGTGAAGGTTCTCTCGAGACACTGGAATACATCTACAGTATCAGGGAAAGTGTCGAAGTGGTACTTGGTAACCATGATATCTCCCTGATCGCAGCCTATTACGGGTTGAAAAAATCCAATCCGACCATCGATCCTATTCTCAATTCTCCTCGTGCTGCCGAACTGATAGAGTGGCTGCGTCACCAGAAGTTCCTTCATACCGATTTTCAGCTGGGATACTGCATGGCGCATGCAGGGATCTCTCCCGAATTCGACCTGGGTATGGCGATGATGTATGCCAAACGTATCGAAGAGAAGCTGCAGAGTGAAGAGGCGGCAGCCTGGCTGAAGAAGATGTTCAAAAGCGGTATCAACCGTTTCAACAGAGACTCCAGCAAGATCGATATAGACCGCTACATCGTCAGTGCGTTTACCCGTATGCGCTTCTGTTACAAAGACCACCGGCTCGACTTCGACCAGAAGGGGCCTCCGACGGATGAACTCAGGGAAAAGGGGTTGAAGCCCTGGTTCGAGTGCGAGAACAGACAGGATATCGATCTGAAGATCGTTTTCGGGCACTGGTCGACACTTGGGTTTTACCAGGATGAACATGTGCTGGCACTCGATACAGGATGTGTCTGGGGCGGAAAAATGACGGCAGCACGCATTGATGTGGAAATACCAGAGATCGTTTCTGTAAGCTGTGAAAAAGAGGGACCGGCTGCTTCAGGGTAAGCATACAAACTTCCCTGCTATGGCAAAGACCTTGCTACCGGACGATATGTCCTACGAATTTTGACATATTGTCCAGGATCTTCCCGCCTTTTCTGAAACCGAGCGCGCAGGCTTCGTAGGCGTAGAAAACACCTGCCTGATAACTCAGGCCTTTCTGGTCTGTCGGAAGTTCCGTATAGGCCTGATAGACCATCTTGTGGCTGCTGTAGTCTCCTGTGACCTGTTCGATTACACTGTTATCGGTATCGATGATGGCGACATTGCCGCCTTCTCTGCCAAAGATGGGTTTCTCCACCTGTTTCTTGCCGTTCAGCGGCTCAAAAGAGCTTTGCAGAAGAAGAGGATGGTCGGGGTAGAGGTCCCACAATATCTTGAGCATGCCTTTACTCTGAAAGAGCAGGGTGTATGCCGGGTTGAAGATGATCGCTTTCTGGTTCTTGATGATGTTGGTCAGCAACATGGCAAGGTCGGACTCTTCCAGTGCGATATCCTCCCAGGGGATCAGTTTGAACCAGAGTTCATAATTCTCCTCATTGTAGAATATCCCTTCTTCTGCAGAAAATTCTATCTCGTCTATGTAGGCGAATTGAGTGGCATATCCCGCTTCCGTAGCGATATGCTGCAGAAGTCTGACGGTATTTTCTTCTTCCGAATTGCCTCTGATGGAGGTAAAGAGGAACTTCCACCCCTCATAGCGGCTTTCGAAGTCGGAAACATCCTCGTCGAGAGTGACAAGACGTTTGAAGTTGTCAAGCAGCGCTTCATAGAGTGCATTGAACTGTGCTGTCTCTTCCATACTGTTCTGTTTGAGTATGGCCCACTGTACCACAGCAGTTTCAAACAGTGCGGTCGGAGTGTCTGCATTGAACTCAAGCAGTTTTATCGGTTTGCCGTCAATGCCTCCTGCAAGGTCGAATCTGCCATAGAGATGCCAGTGTACATCGTTCTCCCAGCTCTCCTTGATGAGCTCGACGAGGTTGAAGGGGATGCCGATCTCATGAAAGAGGTTGTTTTCGATGACATGCTCGGCAGCTTCCACGAACATATCGTAGAGTGTGTTGGCAGCTTCATAGTATGCTTCCGCCTCTGCTTCTGAGATGACGACGAGTTCATCTGCAACATAAGGGCTTTCGTCGCTGTCCGTGTGCCAGACAAATCCGAGAGATTCAAGATAGTCTGTTGAGAGGGGTGTGGTTTTCTGTAAAGCTATCATGGATCAGCCGCCAAAGAAGCCGCCGCTTCTTGTAGAACTCTTTTTCCCTCCGAAAAAGCCGCTTCGCTTTGTTGTGGATTTTCTTGGTTTATTGAAACTCTTTTTGCTTCTCTGGTAGGTCTGTGGTGACTTGTAGCCTGCCTTGCGGTTGTTCTGGTAGTTCTGGTTCCCAAAGAGCTTGTTCCCGATCCAGGAACCGATCATTGCTCCGGCGATACTGGAGAGCAGTACTGAACCCAGTCCCATACCCTGAGAGACTTCAGGGTTCTGTTGTGTCAATACGGATGTACCGTTGTCGATCTTGGCTGCCTCCTCTTTGACAAGCTTGTCCATCTCCTCTTTGGTCAGGACCCTCTCTTTGCCGTCAAGCTCTTTGAGGACGATACGTGTCTCATCTGCCGGGAATTCATCTTTGATCTTGTATTTGCCGGGAGCCGTCTCTTCAATGATGACGAAGGCACCTTTTGGCTGCTGCGCTTCCTGCTGTGTACTGCTGCTGCATCCTGTGATACCGGTTGCAAGCAGGGCGCCGAGACCTGTTGCTGCAGCAATGGTCGAAAGTCTATTGATATATTTCATCTGTTGATCCTAAAGAAGATATTTTAAAAGGAATAATAGCAGAAAATTACTAAACGGAAGTGTAACAGAGAGGGGAGGGTCTCTCTGTCAGCATGTAAAAGGGAAGGGGGATGGAACGGATCTTAATCCATCTGTTTTCTAAGGAAGGTAGGTACATCGAGAATATCTTCATTCTCTGTGTAGTCCTGACCTACCACGATCCTCTTTGTACCGAGTGTATGCAGGTTGTTCGGCTGTACCGGTTCGCTCAAAAGTGTTTTTTGTGTTGTCTTTACCGGTGTGGCTTCAGGAACACTGTTCTGGTCCTCGAACCCTGTAGCGACGATCGTGATCTTGACTTCATCGATCTCCATATTCTCATTCGTTGTGGTACCAAAGATCACATCTGCATCTTCATCTGCACTGTCATAGATGATATCCATCGCTTCACTGATACCGTTCAGTGGGTATCCCGGGTGAATATCGAAATGTACAAGTACACCCATCGCTCCGTCTATGGAAATGTTGTCAAGCAGTGGAGATTCGATAGCCATTTTGGCCGCATCGTATGCTGCACTTGAACCCGTGCTGTACCCTGTACCCATCAGTGCCAATCCTCTGTGCCCCATGACCGTTTTCACATCGGCGAAGTCAAGGTTGATGTCGTGGTCACCGTGCGAGAGGATCACTTTTGAGATCCCGCCTACTGCCTGAGCGAGAATATCGTCTACCATTCTGAAACTCTCTTTGAGTCCCAGATTCTTCTCTACGATGGAAAGCAGTTTTTCGTTCGGTACGACAATGATGGAGTCACTCTCTCGTTTGAGCTCTTCAAGACCCTCTTTTGCCAGTTTGGTTCTTTTTCTTCCTTCGAACTTGAAAGGACTGGTCACGATGGAAACAGTAAGGGCACCTACCTCTTTTGCCGCCTGGGCGATGATAGGTGCAGCACCTGTACCTGTACCCCCGCCGAGACCTGCAGAGATAAATACGATATCGGAACCTTCAAGCATCGCTTTGATGTCTTCAAAACTCTCCAGTGCGGCTTCACGTCCTTTTTCCGGGACCATTCCTGCACCAAGACCTCTTGTCGCATTCATACCAAGCTGCATTTTGTATGGTGCCAGTGAACTGTCAAGTGCCTGTGAATCCGTATTGGCAACAATAAGGTCGATACTGTTGATCCCCTCCTGTATCATGTGGTTGATCATGTTTCCGCCACCGCCACCTATACCGATCGCTTTGATCTTTGCTCCGTTTGTTTGACATTTTGTCTCAACGACACTTATTTCGAACTCTTCCATTTTTTCCTCCCTTTTTGTAATGTGTATATCCTAAAAAAGCTGTTTGGCCCAGTTGGTCAGCTTCTTGATCGGGTTTTGCTTGTCAGCTCCGATATCCGGCAAGTCATCAAAGATGATATTGTCAGACTCTGTTTCCGCATCTTCTTTCTGTTTTTTCTCTTCACGTTTGACTTCCGTCTCCTTGACCGTATTGCCGATCTTGATATCGCCAAGATCATCCGTACGTACGTCTTTGGAGTGCAGAAGCTCCTGCTGGAAATCGATCTCATACTGCGTATGTTCCCCTGCTTTGTAGAGCAGCAGACCGATCACGGTTGCATAAGCCGGATCTTTCAGTTCATCGAAGAGGCCATCTATCTCCCTTGGCTTTCCGATACGTACCGGAAGGGCAGGGAAGATGGATTGGGCCAACTCTCTGATACCTTTGAGTTTGGTCATTCCTCCTGTCAGAATGATACCTGCGCCGATCTGCTCTTTGAGAGCGGACTTGTCCAGTGACTTGGCGAGGATCATGAGTGCCTCTTCGACACGTGCGAAGATAACGGAATGTACAATTTCAAGAGAGACACCGTTGCGGTTCTCCTCATCGCCTATAATAGGCAGTTCAATGATCTCG
The sequence above is drawn from the Sulfurovum riftiae genome and encodes:
- the abc-f gene encoding ribosomal protection-like ABC-F family protein, whose protein sequence is MALVDLFDIKKQYDIKVLLDDIDFHLNEGERVAIVGPNGCGKSTLMKIVLGEEDPTEGKRVVNNAVQIEMLAQQPRFDASLSVRDAILNELNELREAQEEHARLSQEVARDFENSELLAKMERITAFLDHHNAWNLDDKIERVLQEFKLKEYEHRLVVSLSGGEQRRVALASFILKKPDVLLLDEPTNHLDVYMVEFLEEILLKEKFTLLFISHDRHFIDTIATRVIEVDNQQLVSYKGGYRAYLEQKEERMKSLAKTHDTLLKLLKREEEWLGKSVRAREKRNQGRKARVFELREQAKKNPTLIRKMQVELEREKRSWKGEKGLSKRKMLFEVEHLRYTIADKLLIEDFSTRILQRDKIAIVGINGAGKSTLLKLLLGRLKPDSGSIKKGDFSIGYFDQHREMLNDEHTLIETFCPNGGDHVDVQGYNMHVFAYLKSFLFPEEYLTKKVGQLSGGEKNRVALALLFTKNVECLILDEPTNDLDIPTITILEEKLIAFPGAVLFVSHDRYFIDKIASKLLIFKGNGVVEESYQSYTEYLEIEKEIKELSAMESEMKTVSAKETSKPKEKKQTKLSYKDQRDFDSLPDEIEELEAEIERLNTCLGDPECYQEKGLAALSEELSKLEEIYEEKSERYLELLELYESLQS
- a CDS encoding M48 family metallopeptidase, with amino-acid sequence MLEIIVALYSIYTFIRVYISVMQIGYINQEKRKDPVLMAAGKYMVAANYAVAKEKLGIIETFVDYLMFIWWVFAGFAWLSSLFQVDGSVMSSVLFLFGVVAVNYIVGLPFSLYQTFKIDEAFGFNKMTLKMFIIDALKSIALFVVIGGAIFALLSWIISSYEMWWLWGFILMFAIAVAANLLMPFFMSLFNKFSPLEEGELKEAIVNLMDQAGLKSDGIFVMDASKRDSRLNAFFGGLGKSKRVVLYDTLLEKLDKKELLAVLGHELGHFSHGDIWKNIALMGLLLFIAFYLFGHLPDTLFIEMGVAPYAGVQIAMLMLLLPLLSFVFTPFMSYVSRHNEYAADEYGSAMGGKENLVSALLKLITENKAFPKSHPLVIFFYYTHPPILERLKELDYDASNVVIAEEKIEEPPLPNDGIFAFVNKDDN
- the prmC gene encoding peptide chain release factor N(5)-glutamine methyltransferase — its product is MTIKEALFRARKQLLKACERPQFEAELLLSHHLKQDRMYLITHENDVLEDPDGYETLVKRRATNEPYEYIVGNASFYDINLAVESGVLIPRPETEILIELVAEIIEKEKITKIAEIGVGSGAISIVLARKFPELKIIATDICETPIKVAEENIDRFGLAEQIELRHSHLIDAVSEPVELVVSNPPYIAEDFLLESNVVDYEPKEALFGGRVGDELLKQIITDVKARGIKWLACEMGYDQKEPISEFVNEIGVKSIAFYKDLAGFDRGFIIQFP
- a CDS encoding DUF4149 domain-containing protein, with the protein product MKKYFRMTTMAYLILLTATLGAGLYAGIVVAPVTFHTEDWLGSGVLSHFQEGLIMTQNFVKLSYLVDVTVVAVALYEGYKYKKFERDTVTQVATFFVIATGLMFGHYYLPDILTMQLAGEEMTKSAAFISTHKGSEINFKIFSLALLVLIVRNMQKACK
- a CDS encoding DNA-deoxyinosine glycosylase, whose protein sequence is MSNETLDHPFKPIVFKDTKTLILGSFPSIKSFENNFYYGHPRNQFWKILEAVTGYPVNNRDQKIWLLKECRLGLWDMIGSCQRDNSLDSSLEDEVVNDIPALLSAYPSIEKIAFTGKKAQALFETHFSYLEIERVYLPSPSPAYAAMTFEEKAVQYKNMLGDRNEE
- a CDS encoding symmetrical bis(5'-nucleosyl)-tetraphosphatase; protein product: MSVWAIGDIQGCYGAFMQLLEEIAFDPKKDRLWLVGDLVNRGEGSLETLEYIYSIRESVEVVLGNHDISLIAAYYGLKKSNPTIDPILNSPRAAELIEWLRHQKFLHTDFQLGYCMAHAGISPEFDLGMAMMYAKRIEEKLQSEEAAAWLKKMFKSGINRFNRDSSKIDIDRYIVSAFTRMRFCYKDHRLDFDQKGPPTDELREKGLKPWFECENRQDIDLKIVFGHWSTLGFYQDEHVLALDTGCVWGGKMTAARIDVEIPEIVSVSCEKEGPAASG
- a CDS encoding glutathionylspermidine synthase family protein, which gives rise to MIALQKTTPLSTDYLESLGFVWHTDSDESPYVADELVVISEAEAEAYYEAANTLYDMFVEAAEHVIENNLFHEIGIPFNLVELIKESWENDVHWHLYGRFDLAGGIDGKPIKLLEFNADTPTALFETAVVQWAILKQNSMEETAQFNALYEALLDNFKRLVTLDEDVSDFESRYEGWKFLFTSIRGNSEEENTVRLLQHIATEAGYATQFAYIDEIEFSAEEGIFYNEENYELWFKLIPWEDIALEESDLAMLLTNIIKNQKAIIFNPAYTLLFQSKGMLKILWDLYPDHPLLLQSSFEPLNGKKQVEKPIFGREGGNVAIIDTDNSVIEQVTGDYSSHKMVYQAYTELPTDQKGLSYQAGVFYAYEACALGFRKGGKILDNMSKFVGHIVR
- a CDS encoding UPF0323 family lipoprotein; the protein is MKYINRLSTIAAATGLGALLATGITGCSSSTQQEAQQPKGAFVIIEETAPGKYKIKDEFPADETRIVLKELDGKERVLTKEEMDKLVKEEAAKIDNGTSVLTQQNPEVSQGMGLGSVLLSSIAGAMIGSWIGNKLFGNQNYQNNRKAGYKSPQTYQRSKKSFNKPRKSTTKRSGFFGGKKSSTRSGGFFGG
- the ftsZ gene encoding cell division protein FtsZ; this translates as MEEFEISVVETKCQTNGAKIKAIGIGGGGGNMINHMIQEGINSIDLIVANTDSQALDSSLAPYKMQLGMNATRGLGAGMVPEKGREAALESFEDIKAMLEGSDIVFISAGLGGGTGTGAAPIIAQAAKEVGALTVSIVTSPFKFEGRKRTKLAKEGLEELKRESDSIIVVPNEKLLSIVEKNLGLKESFRMVDDILAQAVGGISKVILSHGDHDINLDFADVKTVMGHRGLALMGTGYSTGSSAAYDAAKMAIESPLLDNISIDGAMGVLVHFDIHPGYPLNGISEAMDIIYDSADEDADVIFGTTTNENMEIDEVKITIVATGFEDQNSVPEATPVKTTQKTLLSEPVQPNNLHTLGTKRIVVGQDYTENEDILDVPTFLRKQMD